A region from the Drosophila ananassae strain 14024-0371.13 chromosome 2L, ASM1763931v2, whole genome shotgun sequence genome encodes:
- the LOC6500706 gene encoding modular serine protease isoform X1: MKLKVLLSKLLFLSVFFTRLSRTLAECTPNQFECDNGSCISQYDACNGVKNCPDGSDETVMMCIAQAQHCTKPYFLCTYGACVIGTAPCNGIQECADNSDETRMRCSNEDELRQYNRILQGNCQETEIKCPSGICIDKSYLCNGADNCGDGSGYDESVDFCGHMECPGYSFRCGTGSCISKTLTCNGENDCFDGSDEAPKLCNTTLPSRIGQDTVTTAVSGPTKRGCTLPAGDERPIAKDKQNRILTDPLPRGFVYFSCETGYVRQGNEKVYCSNTNVWNDEVPKCVKYCTNKNNELYGYSTSARCTLNGQLVNCSKTLHEPGTEVTFTCKTGFNKPLFPSHRMRCEKGGKWSGGRTPCVQDCGEIATPIKPFAFNGVTVNNTVVPWHVGLYVWHTEKSYHFQCGGSLLTPDLVITAAHCVYDETRREAYSTDTFKIVAGKFYRNYDQQTNDVRNGVKVIEIAREYNGRAANYFQDLALLSLETPFEFSDIIRPICVHFASFAEKEYINNKVGQFAGWSIEDDHKLQFVTAESKDNSMCKKELQDIQADKFCIFTHGKSLACQGDSGGGFTAKIQTDYFARNAYRHHLYGVISNAPNADQCATSLTVMTNIQYFDDMIQRAMDESRTRA, translated from the exons ATGAAACTAAAAGTGCTTTTATCAAAGTTATTGTTCTTGAGTGTGTTCTTCACGAGGTTATCAAGAA CACTGGCCGAATGCACACCCAATCAGTTCGAGTGCGACAACGGGAGCTGCATCTCCCAGTACGATGCTTGCAATGGCGTAAAAAACTGTCCGGATGGCTCCGACGAAACCGTAATGATGTGCATCGCCCAGGCGCAGCACTGCACCAAGCCGTACTTCCTGTGCACCTACGGAGCCTGTGTCATCGGAACAGCGCCCTGCAATGGGATTCAAGAATGTGCCGACAACTCGGACGAGACCCGGATGCGTTGCAGCAACGAAGACGAACTGCGTCAATACAATCGCATCCTTCAAGGTAATTGCCA GGAAACCGAGATCAAGTGTCCTTCTGGAATTTGCATTGACAAGAGTTATCTGTGCAATGGCGCGGACAACTGCGGCGATGGTAGTGGGTATGACGAGTCCGTGGATTTTTGCGGGCACATGGAATGTCCCGGATATTCGTTTAGATGTGGCACCGGTAGCTGCATATCAAAAACCCTGACCTGCAACGGTGAAAACGATTGCTTCGACGGTTCAGACGAAGCTCCAAAGCTGTGCAACACCACTCTGCCATCCAGGATTGGACAGGACACGGTGACAACGGCTGTAAGTGGACCTACGAAACGAGGTTGTACCTTGCCGGCGGGTGATGAACGGCCAATTGCCAAGGACAAACAGAATCGGATTCTCACGGATCCGTTACCACGCGGATTCGTGTATTTCTCCTGTGAAACGGGCTATGTCCGTCAGGGAAACGAAAAAGTGTATTGTTCCAACACAAATGTTTGGAATGACGAAGTCCCAAAATGTGTGA AATATTGTACCAACAAGAATAACGAACTTTACGGATACTCCACATCGGCCAGATGTACCCTCAACGGCCAGTTGGTGAATTGCAGCAAAACATTGCACGAACCCGGCACGGAGGTCACCTTTACTTGCAAAACCGGATTCAATAAGCCTCTCTTTCCGTCCCATAGGATGCGCTGCGAGAAGGGCGGTAAGTGGAGCGGCGGACGGACTCCTTGTGTCCAGGATTGCGGTGAAATAGCCACGCCCATAAAACCGTTCGCCTTCAACGGCGTCACGGTCAACAACACAGTGGTACCGTGGCATGTGGGCTTGTATGTGTGGCACACCGAAAAGTCCTACCACTTCCAGTGCGGTGGGTCATTGCTCACTCCGGATCTGGTTATAACGGCGGCCCACTGCGTCTATGATGAAACTAGGCGGGAAGCCTACAGTACAGACACATTCAAAATAGTGGCGGGAAAATTCTATCGCAACTACGATCAACAAACCAACGACGTGCGCAACGGCGTGAAAGTTATAGAAATTGCTAG GGAGTACAATGGACGGGCGGCCAATTACTTCCAGGACTTGGCTCTCCTGAGCCTGGAAACGCCATTTGAGTTCTCCGACATAATCCGTCCCATTTGCGTTCATTTCGCCTCCTTTGCGGAAAAGGAGTATATTAATAACAAAGTCGGACAATTTGCCGGCTGGAGCATCGAGGACGATCACAAGTTGCAGTTTGTGACGGCAGAGTCGAAGGACAACTCGATGTGCAAAAAAGAACTGCAGGACATCCAGGCGGACAAGTTCTGTATATTCACACACGGAAAGTCCCTGGCCTGCCAGGGTGATAGTGGCGGCGGATTCACGGCGAAGATCCAGACTGACTACTTTGCCAGGAACGCCTACCGGCATCATCTCTACGGTGTGATTAGCAATGCACCCAATGCGGATCAGTGTGCCACCAGTCTGACCGTGATGACCAATATCCAGTACTTCGATGACATGATCCAACGGGCGATGGATGAAAGCAGGACCAGAGCCTGA
- the LOC6500706 gene encoding modular serine protease isoform X2 — MMCIAQAQHCTKPYFLCTYGACVIGTAPCNGIQECADNSDETRMRCSNEDELRQYNRILQGNCQETEIKCPSGICIDKSYLCNGADNCGDGSGYDESVDFCGHMECPGYSFRCGTGSCISKTLTCNGENDCFDGSDEAPKLCNTTLPSRIGQDTVTTAVSGPTKRGCTLPAGDERPIAKDKQNRILTDPLPRGFVYFSCETGYVRQGNEKVYCSNTNVWNDEVPKCVKYCTNKNNELYGYSTSARCTLNGQLVNCSKTLHEPGTEVTFTCKTGFNKPLFPSHRMRCEKGGKWSGGRTPCVQDCGEIATPIKPFAFNGVTVNNTVVPWHVGLYVWHTEKSYHFQCGGSLLTPDLVITAAHCVYDETRREAYSTDTFKIVAGKFYRNYDQQTNDVRNGVKVIEIAREYNGRAANYFQDLALLSLETPFEFSDIIRPICVHFASFAEKEYINNKVGQFAGWSIEDDHKLQFVTAESKDNSMCKKELQDIQADKFCIFTHGKSLACQGDSGGGFTAKIQTDYFARNAYRHHLYGVISNAPNADQCATSLTVMTNIQYFDDMIQRAMDESRTRA, encoded by the exons ATGATGTGCATCGCCCAGGCGCAGCACTGCACCAAGCCGTACTTCCTGTGCACCTACGGAGCCTGTGTCATCGGAACAGCGCCCTGCAATGGGATTCAAGAATGTGCCGACAACTCGGACGAGACCCGGATGCGTTGCAGCAACGAAGACGAACTGCGTCAATACAATCGCATCCTTCAAGGTAATTGCCA GGAAACCGAGATCAAGTGTCCTTCTGGAATTTGCATTGACAAGAGTTATCTGTGCAATGGCGCGGACAACTGCGGCGATGGTAGTGGGTATGACGAGTCCGTGGATTTTTGCGGGCACATGGAATGTCCCGGATATTCGTTTAGATGTGGCACCGGTAGCTGCATATCAAAAACCCTGACCTGCAACGGTGAAAACGATTGCTTCGACGGTTCAGACGAAGCTCCAAAGCTGTGCAACACCACTCTGCCATCCAGGATTGGACAGGACACGGTGACAACGGCTGTAAGTGGACCTACGAAACGAGGTTGTACCTTGCCGGCGGGTGATGAACGGCCAATTGCCAAGGACAAACAGAATCGGATTCTCACGGATCCGTTACCACGCGGATTCGTGTATTTCTCCTGTGAAACGGGCTATGTCCGTCAGGGAAACGAAAAAGTGTATTGTTCCAACACAAATGTTTGGAATGACGAAGTCCCAAAATGTGTGA AATATTGTACCAACAAGAATAACGAACTTTACGGATACTCCACATCGGCCAGATGTACCCTCAACGGCCAGTTGGTGAATTGCAGCAAAACATTGCACGAACCCGGCACGGAGGTCACCTTTACTTGCAAAACCGGATTCAATAAGCCTCTCTTTCCGTCCCATAGGATGCGCTGCGAGAAGGGCGGTAAGTGGAGCGGCGGACGGACTCCTTGTGTCCAGGATTGCGGTGAAATAGCCACGCCCATAAAACCGTTCGCCTTCAACGGCGTCACGGTCAACAACACAGTGGTACCGTGGCATGTGGGCTTGTATGTGTGGCACACCGAAAAGTCCTACCACTTCCAGTGCGGTGGGTCATTGCTCACTCCGGATCTGGTTATAACGGCGGCCCACTGCGTCTATGATGAAACTAGGCGGGAAGCCTACAGTACAGACACATTCAAAATAGTGGCGGGAAAATTCTATCGCAACTACGATCAACAAACCAACGACGTGCGCAACGGCGTGAAAGTTATAGAAATTGCTAG GGAGTACAATGGACGGGCGGCCAATTACTTCCAGGACTTGGCTCTCCTGAGCCTGGAAACGCCATTTGAGTTCTCCGACATAATCCGTCCCATTTGCGTTCATTTCGCCTCCTTTGCGGAAAAGGAGTATATTAATAACAAAGTCGGACAATTTGCCGGCTGGAGCATCGAGGACGATCACAAGTTGCAGTTTGTGACGGCAGAGTCGAAGGACAACTCGATGTGCAAAAAAGAACTGCAGGACATCCAGGCGGACAAGTTCTGTATATTCACACACGGAAAGTCCCTGGCCTGCCAGGGTGATAGTGGCGGCGGATTCACGGCGAAGATCCAGACTGACTACTTTGCCAGGAACGCCTACCGGCATCATCTCTACGGTGTGATTAGCAATGCACCCAATGCGGATCAGTGTGCCACCAGTCTGACCGTGATGACCAATATCCAGTACTTCGATGACATGATCCAACGGGCGATGGATGAAAGCAGGACCAGAGCCTGA
- the LOC6499857 gene encoding coiled-coil domain-containing protein 63, giving the protein MADQNELDQLANAELLRLQRQHRGLQLDLRGLLEEKAKRLKKQNHMINVLQVEHQKLKEEIKALEGGTHARKNTNKERQLGALQNQQTDLQRVLQNERTNLWELEGHIRKMEKEIDALRRNEVPDNCYKDTICKVQKSVVKLENRLDVVNKKCSDVLTENSKMRDAINHMLQDRANFNDMWQSMVGQFNEGKKFIMDLIDQSTLAFDQREELCNKLSVLKDRNENDKVMHIQEMREMQRRLEHDSKLQKFFDIKGQKRLNPELEQRELDKKQSQKENYERQLTEYKDIIEKIKLLYGEEDAERLVAQFKRQEDENFALFNYVNELSHEVEVLNDSTQELTDEIERQKSEQTEKELKLKTEALDYLNAERDRIEQLAEETRERKRTLSIRLEQLLKGIEDIFRQLACDDAPILNVLSTKTFLTVHNVKLFIGVIERRVNLIISAINIEDNSNKILARKDRVPKFNIRESAKTKN; this is encoded by the exons ATGGCTGATCAAAACGAACTGGACCAGCTGGCCAATGCGGAGCTGTTAAGACTCCAACGTCAGCATCGTGGACTTCAGCTGGACCTACGTGGTCTGCTCGAGGAGAAGGCCAAGCGGTTGAAGAAGCAAAACCACATGATTAATGTGCTACAAGTGGAGCACCAAAAACTAAAGGAGGAAATAAAGGCACTCGAGGGCGGCACACACGCCCGCAAGAATACCAAT AAGGAGAGGCAACTCGGCGCACTTCAGAACCAGCAAACCGACCTTCAAAGGGTGCTCCAGAACGAAAGGACCAATCTCTGGGAGCTGGAAGGTCACATCCGGAAAATGGAGAAGGAGATCGATGCACTGCGTCGCAACGAAGTGCCGGACAATTGCTACAAGGACACCATCTGTAAGGTGCAGAAGAGCGTCGTGAAGCTGGAGAACCGCCTCGATGTGGTGAACAAAAAGTGCAGCGATGTCCTAACTGAAAACAGCAAGATGCGGGACGCTATTAATCATATGCTGCAGGATCG GGCCAATTTCAACGATATGTGGCAGTCGATGGTGGGCCAGTTCAACGAGGGAAAAAAGTTCATAATGGACCTGATCGACCAGTCGACGTTGGCCTTTGACCAACGGGAGGAGCTCTGCAACAAGTTGTCCGTGCTGAAGGATCGCAACGAGAACGACAAGGTGATGCACATCCAGGAGATGCGCGAGATGCAGCGCCGCTTGGAGCACGACTCTAAGCTTCAAAAGTTCTTCGATATTAAGGGCCAGAAGCGGCTCAATCCGGAGCTGGAGCAGCGGGAGCTGGACAAAAAGCAAAGCCAGAAGGAGAACTATGAGCGACAGCTCACAGAATACAAGGACATCATTGAAAAGATCAAACTACTTTACGGCGAGGAGGATGCCGAGCGACTCGTGGCGCAGTTTAAGCGCCAGGAGGACGAGAACTTTGCGCTTTTCAACTATGTGAACGAGCTGAGTCACGAAGTGGAGGTCCTTAACGATTCCACGCAGGAGTTGACCGACGAAATTG AACGCCAAAAGTCGGAACAAACCGAAAAGgaacttaaattaaaaactgaGGCTCTGGACTATTTGAACGCCGAACGGGATCGGATCGAGCAGTTGGCTGAGGAAACTCGCGAACGGAAGCGCACCTTAAGCATCCGATTGGAGCAACTATTGAAGGGCATCGAGGATATATTCAG GcaactggcatgcgatgatgCGCCCATCCTGAATGTGCTGAGCACCAAAACCTTCCTAACCGTCCACAACGTGAAGCTCTTCATTGGAGTCATTGAGAGGCGTGTGAATCTGATCATTAGTGCCATCAACATTGAGGATAACTCCAACAAAATATTGGCCAGAAAGGATCGAGTTCCAAAGTTTAACATACGCGAGTCTgctaaaaccaaaaactaa
- the LOC116654573 gene encoding uncharacterized protein LOC116654573 — protein MSHRDFCGYNPPPSNFKTFFLPKYEDRLKRLPNFGKMRREWEIEKRPLLIMLHLFADNFGALEKWMDLAYQVAGADGLGPEMDFYVDDLWAGYIFNEEDFSFHRGDEGTSVDSPPLIYGVTSLGEVHFFGGFDGPKTPSLVTLGDFCRGLIKGGIEDPTPSDSIITDIDLTTWNEMIYSVDEDLAVCFYNSQQNATTVNDSLMQNLERLGGHLKQESVRLCKFDLRGGSAPKKFSIESVPALFFLPRHQKTNPVKCKYELGQWSMIRFVAENSSKELNFYNRRGHRRLHAELLAHMREFFRINIDSS, from the coding sequence ATGTCGCACCGGGATTTTTGCGGATACAATCCCCCTCCATCAAATTTCAAAACGTTCTTTTTGCCGAAATACGAGGACCGTCTGAAGCGTCTTCCCAACTTTGGCAAAATGCGCCGAGAATGGGAAATCGAGAAACGGCCTCTGCTCATAATGCTCCATTTATTTGCGGATAATTTTGGAGCTTTGGAAAAATGGATGGATCTTGCATATCAAGTGGCAGGTGCCGACGGTCTGGGGCCCGAGATGGACTTCTACGTGGACGACTTGTGGGCGGGTTACATCTTCAATGAGGAGGATTTCTCATTTCACCGTGGCGATGAAGGCACTTCCGTAGACTCACCTCCTCTGATATACGGGGTAACGTCTCTGGGTGAAGTGCATTTCTTTGGAGGTTTCGACGGACCCAAGACCCCCAGCTTGGTAACTCTAGGTGACTTCTGCCGAGGACTGATTAAAGGAGGTATCGAAGACCCCACACCCAGTGATTCCATTATCACGGACATTGACTTGACCACCTGGAACGAGATGATCTACTCAGTGGATGAGGACCTAGCTGTGTGCTTCTACAACTCTCAGCAGAACGCTACAACAGTGAATGATAGTCTGATGCAGAATCTGGAACGCCTTGGAGGTCATCTAAAGCAGGAGTCAGTGCGCCTGTGCAAATTTGACCTTCGAGGAGGCAGTGCACCGAAGAAGTTCAGCATCGAATCCGTCCCCGCTCTGTTTTTCCTACCGCGCCATCAGAAGACTAATCCCGTAAAGTGCAAATATGAGCTGGGGCAATGGTCTATGATAAGATTCGTGGCTGAAAATTCCAGCAAAGAGCTTAATTTCTATAATCGACGGGGGCACCGGAGACTCCATGCAGAGTTGCTTGCCCACATGAGGGAGTTCTTCCGTATCAATATTGATAGTTCCTAG
- the LOC26514457 gene encoding N(6)-adenine-specific methyltransferase METTL4 codes for MFKLIKETDQYAIYLDHKNLINEAYKEFQLRQELFHFELKKTLKEFGAKKRKRKANDKESEPQSDPQVIEYLGLLPEPAPIGEAKPLAKCWENSYSVPQLHGANKSGRMQRFQYQEDVYLIPDRACFYNHNVDQLPTLLPQLLPAYDLIVMDPPWRNKYIRRLKKAKKELGYGMMDTDQLALMPLSSLIHPRSLVAIWCTNSGQHQTALEQQLLPKWNLRLVHKLRWYKLNTDHQLITPPQADLIQKQPYEMLYVACHTNAAPDYGENLQKTQLLMNIPSIIHSHKPPLLEWLREHIVLEEGQKEPNCLELFARYLQPQFTSIGMEVLKLMNQELYNC; via the coding sequence ATGTTTAAGCTAATAAAGGAAACAGATCAATATGCCATATATCTGGACCACAAAAATCTTATAAACGAGGCCTATAAAGAGTTTCAACTCAGGCAGGAACTGTTtcattttgaattaaaaaagaCGCTTAAGGAGTTTGGGGCAAAAAAGCGTAAAAGAAAAGCAAACGACAAGGAGTCCGAACCTCAGTCTGATCCTCAAGTTATAGAGTACTTGGGCCTTTTGCCAGAGCCCGCTCCAATAGGGGAGGCCAAACCGTTGGCCAAATGCTGGGAAAATTCCTACAGCGTGCCGCAGCTTCATGGAGCCAACAAGAGCGGCCGGATGCAGCGGTTCCAGTACCAGGAGGACGTGTATCTAATCCCAGATAGAGCCTGCTTCTACAACCACAATGTGGACCAGTTGCCAACCCTACTACCCCAACTGCTGCCTGCCTACGACCTGATTGTGATGGATCCCCCATGGCGGAATAAGTATATTCGTCGGTTGAAGAAAGCCAAAAAAGAACTTGGCTATGGCATGATGGACACCGACCAGCTCGCTCTGATGCCACTCTCCAGTCTCATCCATCCACGGTCACTGGTGGCCATCTGGTGCACCAATTCTGGGCAACATCAGACTGcgctggagcagcagctgctcccAAAGTGGAATCTACGGCTTGTGCACAAGTTGCGATGGTACAAGCTAAACACTGACCACCAACTGATTACTCCGCCACAGGCGGATCTCATCCAGAAACAGCCCTACGAAATGTTATACGTGGCCTGTCATACCAATGCTGCGCCGGATTATGGAGAGAATCTACAGAAAACACAGCTTCTAATGAACATACCCAGCATAATTCACTCTCACAAGCCACCTTTGTTGGAATGGTTGCGTGAGCACATAGTCCTCGAAGAGGGCCAAAAGGAACCAAACTGCCTGGAACTCTTTGCCCGCTACCTGCAGCCCCAGTTCACTTCAATTGGAATGGAGGTACTTAAACTAATGAACCAAGAACTGTACAATTGTTGA
- the LOC6499856 gene encoding T-complex protein 1 subunit gamma: protein MFGGQQPILVLSQNTKRESGRKVQLENIQAGKAIADVIRTCLGPQAMLKMLMDPMGGIVMTNDGNAILREITVQHPAAKSMIEIARTQDEEVGDGTTSVIVLAGEMLAAAEPFLQQQIHPTVIIRAYREALEDIVGHLQTDLSVLLDVKDKAKMAEVVKACVGTKFIGKWSDLAVKIALDAVQTVTLNENGRLEVDIKRYAKVEKIPGGAIEESCVLKGVMINKDVTHPKMRRYIENPRIVLLDCSLEYKKGESQTNVEIIGEQDFTRMLQIEEEFVQRICADIIAVKPDLVFTEKGVSDLAQHYLLKAGITAIRRLRKTDNLRIARACGATIVNRTEELTEKDVGTGAGLFEIKKIGDDYFTFVTQCKDPKACTILLRGASKDILNETERNLQDALHVARNLVLEPRLVPGGGAVEMAVSQLLSRKQVKGPYTAVAHALEIIPRTLAQNCGANTIRALTALRAKHASHTGDSVCAWGIDGESGEIVDMNVKNIWEPLAVKLQTYKTAVETAILLLRIDDIVSGSKKRGGNEPTNPAAMAQGQE from the exons ATGTTCGGTGGACAGCAGCCAATTCTCGTGTTGA GCCAAAACACGAAGCGCGAATCGGGCCGCAAAGTGCAGTTGGAGAACATTCAAGCCGGAAag GCCATCGCTGATGTGATTCGCACCTGCTTGGGCCCCCAGGCCATGTTGAAGATGCTGATGGACCCGATGGGCGGCATTGTGATGACCAACGACGGAAATGCCATTCTCCGCGAGATCACCGTGCAGCACCCGGCCGCCAAGAGCATGATTGAGATTGCCCGCACACAGGACGAAGAGGTGGGTGACGGCACCACCTCGGTCATCGTGTTGGCCGGAGAGATGCTCGCCGCTGCTGAGCCCTTCCTGCAGCAGCAGATCCACCCCACTGTGATCATTCGTGCCTACCGCGAGGCTCTCGAAGACATTGTCGGCCATCTGCAGACCGACCTGAGTGTGCTGCTGGATGTTAAGGACAAGGCCAAAATGGCCGAGGTGGTCAAGGCCTGCGTTGGCACCAAATTCATCGGCAAATGGTCCGATCTGGCTGTGAAAATCGCCCTCGACGCCGTGCAAACAGTGACCCTGAATGAGAATGGTCGTCTGGAGGTTGACATTAAGCG CTACGCCAAGGTTGAGAAGATTCCCGGCGGCGCCATCGAAGAGTCGTGTGTGCTGAAGGGTGTGATGATTAACAAGGATGTGACCCACCCCAAGATGCGGCGCTATATTGAGAACCCGCGCATCGTGTTGCTCGACTGCTCGCTGGAGTACAAGAAGGGCGAGAGTCAGACCAACGTGGAGATCATCGGGGAGCAGGACTTCACCCGCATGCTGCAGATTGAGGAAGAGTTTGTTCAGCGTATCTGCGCAGATATCATTGCCGTTAAGCCTGACTTGGTGTTCACCGAGAAGGGAGTCTCAGATCTGGCTCAGCACTATCTGCTAAAGGCTGGAATCACCGCCATTCGCCGTCTGCGCAAAACGGACAACTTGCGCATCGCCCGCGCCTGTGGAGCCACCATCGTGAACCGCACTGAGGAGTTGACCGAGAAGGATGTCGGCACGGGAGCTGGCCTCTTCGAGATCAAGAAGATCGGTGATGATTATTTCACCTTTGTGACACAGTGCAAGGATCCTAAGGCTTGCACCATTCTGTTGCGCGGCGCCAGCAAGGACATCCTCAACGAGACGGAGCGCAACCTGCAGGACGCCCTGCATGTGGCTCGCAACCTAGTGTTGGAGCCTCGTCTGGTGCCCGGTGGCGGAGCCGTGGAGATGGCTGTGTCCCAGCTGCTGTCCCGTAAACAGGTCAAGGGACCCTACACAGCCGTTGCCCACGCCCTGGAGATCATCCCACGTACCCTGGCCCAGAACTGCGGTGCCAACACAATTCGTGCCCTTACCGCCTTGCGTGCCAAGCATGCTTCCCATACTGGAGATAGTGTTTGCGCCTGGGGCATCGACGGCGAGTCTGGCGAGATTGTGGACATGAACGTTAAGAACATCTGGGAGCCGCTGGCCGTGAAGCTACAAACCTATAAGACCGCCGTGGAGACAGCCATCCTGCTGCTGCGTATCGATGACATCGTCTCTGGGTCGAAGAAGCGTGGCGGCAATGAGCCAACTAACCCGGCCGCCATGGCCCAGGGCCAGGAGTAG
- the LOC6500709 gene encoding G-patch domain and KOW motifs-containing protein: MDAKKISFGFSKVAKKPTILPSKQPKEEKTVELIKCLEGKEIKLVKEKAEAAPLVIEMVGSQKTSSALASLMKRRAVLLGEEEPEPEDATPAAQSIAEVTAGAAGENLEQRAARELLAAAQSNPGERLDGQKLVLPTMTADELPLDGAKEATLDDYDAVPIQHFGLAMLRGMGWVDPPPKKKGFGPVDDAPFLRPKGMGLGADKALKPKALLVQPEKNEVLEIKKQAYVRILGGKQKDQYGQIEGFDDHAGRVIVKMAIGGAKEAFNEFLCQPVSRKEYTQYGKCINTAKYEEFKKQENEHGQIIIKDEKSSDRRDRDRKEENKSHRDDDRDRKSYKNEESRSYKEEDRRRYKDEDRKHYKDEDRKSSREEDRKPYRENDRKPYREEDRKLYKSENRSERTYKDETKTSREEQRDKQKYTQDSRGSSSSTSKREDRRRSPSPRSSRRPKSSSDEAEDTGDSTESDSDSAYERQKHKKSSSRKSRKHSKKSKSKSRRADRDSSLESEDSRDDDHRRRHSSKHKKKTKKSKHARSRSRSRSRGRGR; the protein is encoded by the exons ATGGACgccaaaaaaatatcatttgGCTTCAGCAAGGTGGCTAAGAAGCCAACCATACTGCCCAGCAAACAGCCAAAGGAGGAGAAAACGGTGGAACTGATAAAATGCTTGGAGGGAAAGGAAATCAAGCTTGTAAA AGAAAAGGCGGAGGCTGCACCGCTAGTCATCGAAATGGTGGGTAGCCAAAAAACATCTTCGGCTCTGGCGAGTCTGATGAAGAGACGCGCCGTTCTATTGGGCGAAGAGGAGCCGGAACCAGAAGACGCCACACCAGCTGCCCAGTCCATAGCCGAGGTCACTGCTGGAGCCGCCGGCGAGAATCTGGAGCAACGTGCTGCTAGAGAATTGCTTGCCGCTGCTCAAAGCAACCCTGGGGAACGCTTAGATGGGCAGAAACTTGTACTACCAACTATGACAGCAGACGAACTACCTCTGGATGGCGCCAAAGAAGCCACGCTCGATGACTATGATGCAGTGCCCATCCAGCATTTTGGTTTAGCCATGTTGCGGGGAATGGGATGGGTGGATCCCCCGCCAAAAAAGAAAGGTTTCGGGCCTGTGGATGATGCGCCATTCTTGCGGCCCAAGGGCATGGGGCTGGGTGCTGACAAGGCTTTGAAACCCAAGGCACTGTTGGTGCAGCCGGAGAAGAACGAGGTTCTGGAGATCAAGAAGCAAGCATATGTGCGAATCCTCGGCGGAAAACAGAAGGACCAGTATGGCCAAATCGAGGGCTTTGATGACCATGCCGGGAGAGTAATTGTGAAAATGGCTATTGGGGGAGCCAAGGAAGCGTTCAATGAGTTCCTATGTCAGCCCGTTTCCCGCAAGGAATATACACAGTACGGCAAGTGCATAA ACACGGCCAAATACGAAGAGTTTAAAAAGCAGGAGAATGAGCATGGGCAGATAATAATTAAGGATGAGAAATCGTCGGATAGAAGGGACAGGGATCGCAAGGAGGAAAACAAATCCCATCGAGATGACGATAGAGATCGAAAGAGTTATAAGAATGAGGAATCTAGATCCTATAAGGAAGAGGACCGTCGGAGGTACAAGGATGAAGATCGAAAACATTACAAGGACGAGGATAGAAAATCCAGCCGAGAAGAAGATCGAAAACCATATAGAGAGAACGATAGAAAGCCATATAGAGAAGAGGACCGAAAACTCTATAAATCAGAAAACCGTAGCGAAAGAACATACAAAGATGAGACTAAAACTTCAAGAGAAGAGCAACGAGACAAGCAGAAATATACTCAAGACTCCCGAGGCAGCAGCTCTTCCACGTCGAAGCGAGAAGACCGACGACGTTCGCCCAGCCCTAGAAGCAGTAGACGCCCAAAAAGCAGCTCAGACGAGGCGGAGGACACCGGCGATTCCACTGAAAGTGACTCCGACTCTGCGTATGAACGCCAAAAGCATAAAAAGTCCTCAAGTAGAAAGTCAAGAAAACACTCAAAGAAGTCAAAGAGCAAATCACGGCGGGCGGACAGAGATTCCAGCTTAGAGAGCGAGGACAGCCGAGATGACGACCATCGTCGTCGCCATTCCAGCAAgcacaaaaagaaaacaaagaaGAGCAAGCACGCCAGGTCACGATCTCGGTCGCGATCCCGGGGCAGGGGCAGATAG